A window of Streptomyces sp. SAI-127 contains these coding sequences:
- a CDS encoding amino acid adenylation domain-containing protein, whose amino-acid sequence MSLRHLAPRDRHLFRVYGHGPAVSVPDPLVHHAVERQAAATPRVVAAEHAGATITYGELDRYADALATRLIREGVRPGDHVGLFVRRSIPMLVGLLGILKAGAAYVPQDIGLAPPAQLAHVIRTARTRIVLTVAEHAARVPRGPHVITLDEPLPYEPAGAPPRTVRPDDGCYVLFTSGTTGRPNGVKVTHRNVAGILLTEPGGLGIRPGDRVAHLLNVAFDMAAWEILGCLTHGGTLVIRGRDINATARTADVLIATPTVLSGIDPAVCPRVRTVAVAGEPCPRPLADRWARQAVFYNCCGPTETTIVNTMSRHDPAAPLLTIGRPTPNNTVYVLDGDRRPLPIGAVGEMWAGGDCVSAGYLDNPALNAERYAPDPFLGGEHRMFRTRDLGRWTPSGELEHLGRTDDQVKVRGFRVELDSVSSVLEAVEGCARAVTLKRDARTLVSFVSPADVDPDAARRAVAEALPYYCVPESVMALTHLPETDRGKIDKQALLRMADERLAVAR is encoded by the coding sequence ATGTCTCTGCGCCATTTGGCCCCCCGCGACCGGCACCTCTTCCGGGTCTACGGACACGGCCCCGCCGTCTCCGTCCCGGACCCGCTCGTCCACCACGCCGTCGAGCGCCAGGCGGCCGCCACCCCGCGCGTCGTGGCCGCCGAGCACGCCGGCGCGACGATCACCTACGGCGAGCTCGACCGTTACGCCGACGCCCTCGCCACCCGTCTGATCCGCGAGGGCGTACGGCCCGGCGACCACGTCGGACTCTTCGTACGCCGCTCCATCCCGATGCTCGTCGGCCTGCTCGGCATCCTGAAGGCGGGCGCCGCCTACGTCCCCCAGGACATCGGCCTAGCGCCCCCGGCCCAGCTCGCCCATGTGATCCGCACCGCCCGCACCCGGATCGTCCTGACCGTCGCCGAGCACGCGGCCCGCGTCCCGCGGGGCCCCCACGTGATCACCCTCGACGAACCGCTGCCGTACGAGCCGGCGGGCGCGCCCCCGCGGACCGTCCGCCCCGACGACGGCTGCTACGTCCTGTTCACCTCCGGCACCACCGGCCGCCCCAACGGCGTGAAGGTCACCCACCGCAACGTCGCGGGCATCCTCCTCACCGAACCCGGCGGCCTCGGCATCCGCCCCGGCGACCGCGTGGCCCACCTGCTCAACGTGGCCTTCGACATGGCGGCCTGGGAGATCCTCGGCTGCCTCACCCACGGCGGCACCCTCGTCATCCGCGGCCGGGACATCAACGCGACGGCCCGCACGGCCGACGTCCTGATCGCCACCCCGACCGTCCTGTCCGGCATCGACCCGGCCGTCTGCCCGCGCGTCCGCACGGTCGCCGTCGCCGGAGAGCCCTGCCCGCGCCCCCTCGCCGACCGCTGGGCCCGCCAGGCCGTCTTCTACAACTGCTGCGGCCCGACCGAGACGACCATCGTCAACACGATGAGCCGCCACGACCCGGCGGCCCCCCTGCTGACCATCGGCCGCCCCACCCCCAACAACACGGTCTACGTCCTCGACGGCGACCGTCGCCCGCTGCCCATCGGCGCGGTCGGCGAGATGTGGGCGGGTGGCGACTGCGTATCGGCGGGCTACTTGGACAACCCCGCGCTGAACGCCGAGCGCTATGCCCCCGACCCCTTTCTCGGCGGCGAGCACCGTATGTTCCGCACGCGCGACCTCGGCCGCTGGACGCCCAGCGGCGAGCTCGAACACCTCGGCCGCACCGACGACCAGGTCAAGGTCCGCGGCTTCCGGGTCGAACTCGACTCCGTCTCCTCGGTCCTGGAAGCGGTCGAGGGCTGCGCCCGCGCGGTGACCCTGAAGCGGGACGCCCGGACCCTGGTGTCGTTCGTCAGCCCGGCGGACGTGGACCCCGACGCGGCGAGGCGGGCGGTGGCGGAGGCGTTGCCGTACTACTGCGTGCCCGAGAGTGTCATGGCCCTGACACACCTACCGGAGACCGACCGCGGCAAGATCGACAAGCAGGCCCTGCTGCGGATGGCCGACGAGCGGTTGGCGGTGGCCCGATGA
- a CDS encoding enoyl-CoA hydratase-related protein: MNNLKLERHGAVVTVRLHRPHVRNALSSELLAELLDALRPLDADPEVGCYVVTGSERVFAAGADIREMAGKSAVDMAAEDYFAAWEEFADLRTPKIAAVNGHALGGGCELAMMCDLVIAGESAVFGQPEIKLGVIPGIGGTQRLTRLVGHAKAMDLVLTGRTMDAREAGRCGLVSRVVPDDRVLPEALEAAATIASYGRTAVRAARECVHQALETGLRDGIRFERRVFHALFATADQKEGMTAFLEKRAPRFTGR, encoded by the coding sequence ATGAACAACCTGAAGCTCGAACGGCACGGCGCGGTCGTGACCGTACGTCTGCACCGCCCGCACGTCCGCAACGCGCTCAGCTCCGAATTGCTGGCCGAACTCCTCGACGCGCTGCGCCCGTTGGACGCGGACCCCGAGGTCGGCTGCTACGTCGTCACCGGCTCGGAACGCGTCTTCGCGGCGGGAGCCGACATCAGGGAGATGGCCGGGAAGTCGGCCGTGGACATGGCGGCCGAGGACTACTTCGCCGCGTGGGAGGAGTTCGCGGACCTGCGCACCCCGAAGATCGCCGCCGTCAACGGCCATGCGCTGGGCGGAGGATGCGAACTGGCGATGATGTGCGACCTCGTCATCGCGGGGGAGTCGGCCGTCTTCGGACAGCCGGAGATCAAGCTGGGCGTGATCCCGGGCATCGGCGGCACCCAGCGCCTGACCCGCCTGGTCGGCCACGCGAAGGCGATGGACCTGGTCCTCACCGGCCGCACGATGGACGCGCGGGAGGCGGGACGCTGCGGTCTCGTCTCCCGGGTCGTACCGGACGACCGGGTCCTGCCGGAGGCCCTGGAGGCGGCCGCGACGATCGCCTCGTACGGGCGTACGGCGGTCAGGGCGGCCCGTGAGTGTGTGCACCAGGCCCTGGAGACCGGCCTGCGCGACGGCATCCGCTTCGAACGCCGGGTCTTCCACGCCCTGTTCGCGACGGCCGACCAGAAGGAGGGCATGACCGCGTTCCTCGAGAAACGCGCCCCGCGCTTCACCGGCCGGTGA
- a CDS encoding ElyC/SanA/YdcF family protein: MRLPKVRGPRLPRTRAGRRRLVQAVMAGCVLALLPSTWMYVVTGDRLRTTADVPRTEVAVVFGAGLWDGEPSPYLAHRLDAAAKLYRENRIEVVLVTGDNSREDYDEPDAMRAYLTRHGVPDTRIVSDYAGFDTWDSCVRARKIFGVHKAVLISQGFHIRRAVALCQAAGVTSYGIGVDAKHDVTWYYGGTREILAAGKAALDVVVRPDPRFLGPKEPGVADALASARR; encoded by the coding sequence ATGCGACTGCCGAAGGTGCGCGGACCGCGCCTGCCACGCACGCGTGCCGGGCGGCGCAGGCTCGTGCAGGCCGTGATGGCGGGGTGTGTGCTCGCGCTGCTGCCGTCGACCTGGATGTACGTCGTGACGGGTGACCGGCTGCGGACGACGGCCGACGTGCCGCGCACCGAGGTGGCCGTCGTCTTCGGTGCCGGGCTGTGGGACGGCGAGCCGTCGCCGTATCTCGCCCATCGGCTCGACGCGGCGGCGAAGCTGTACCGGGAGAACCGGATCGAGGTCGTCCTCGTCACCGGCGACAACAGCCGCGAGGACTACGACGAGCCCGACGCCATGCGCGCGTACCTGACGCGGCACGGCGTCCCGGACACGCGGATCGTCAGCGACTACGCGGGCTTCGACACCTGGGACTCCTGCGTGCGCGCCAGGAAGATCTTCGGCGTCCACAAGGCGGTGCTCATCAGCCAGGGCTTCCACATCCGGCGCGCGGTCGCGCTCTGCCAGGCGGCGGGGGTGACGTCGTACGGCATCGGTGTCGACGCCAAGCACGACGTCACCTGGTACTACGGCGGTACCCGGGAGATCCTCGCGGCGGGCAAGGCGGCCCTGGACGTGGTGGTCCGGCCGGATCCGCGGTTCCTGGGACCGAAGGAGCCGGGTGTGGCGGACGCGCTGGCCTCGGCCCGCCGCTGA